Proteins encoded by one window of Puntigrus tetrazona isolate hp1 chromosome 25, ASM1883169v1, whole genome shotgun sequence:
- the ccdc77 gene encoding coiled-coil domain-containing protein 77 isoform X1, whose protein sequence is MDSSTKERKSPELSPLPSVSERLAYLRPSRELLDFYRQKVAQFDGEHDDLLQMLEKYRSTAEEQHKLQWEVRQREEEVAELQNALSDMQVYLFQEREQALRLYAENDRLKIRELEDRKKIQHLLALVGPDPGEVTYFHREPPHKVTVAQKKPQRSHEDSKAAKPRPASVKGSRKSSKEGEDATSSEQCKRDNQTLLLQVEALQAQLEEQTRLAKEQVEALLEDRRIHQEERQVQHQRDQDRITAFTDKLQRTQNLLYESTRDFLQLKFESRAHEKSWMLEKDRLLRELDSCQERLREERGFPERPRPASADAPLISQPQHESSHTHREEIRHINSNQMKMKNAALQALQEELKQAHKLADMYREQCVTLETDLSQIREEGDVGREIFKERSDKMASRLQLMTKRYEALEKRRVMEVEGFKTDIKLLRQKVKDVEKYLFKLTLNVGPDQDLAVLHEVRQTNSRTVKVQNELKNLRAKIYKLENDLRFC, encoded by the exons ATGGATTCTTCTACAAAAGAACGTAAAAG TCCTGAGCTGAGCCCGCTGCCCTCGGTCTCGGAGCGTCTGGCGTACCTGCGGCCGTCCCGCGAGCTGCTGGACTTCTACCGGCAGAAGGTGGCGCAGTTTGATGGAGAACATGACGACCTGCTGCAGATGCTGGAGAAGTACAGGAGCACGGCGGAGGAGCAG cacaAGTTGCAGTGGGAGGTGCGTCAGCGCGAGGAGGAGGTGGCGGAGCTCCAGAACGCTCTCAGTGACATGCAGGTGTACCTCTTCCAAGAGCGAGAGCAGGCTCTGCGTCTGTACGCCGAGAACGACCGCCTCAAGATCAG AGAGCTGGAGGACCGGAAGAAGATCCAGCATCTTCTAGCGCTGGTGGGGCCTGATCCCGGCGAGGTCACGTATTTCCACCGCGAGCCTCCGCACAAG GTCACGGTCGCTCAGAAGAAGCCCCAGAGGTCTCACGAGGACTCAAAGGCGGCGAAACCCAGGCCTGCGTCGGTCAAAG GAAGCAGGAAATCGTCCAAAGAAGGAGAAGATGCCACAAGTTCAGAGCAGTGCAAGAGAGACAACCAGACGTTActgctgcag GTGGAGGCGCTGCAGGCTCAGCTGGAGGAGCAGACGCGGCTGGCTAAAGAGCAGGTGGAGGCGCTGCTGGAGGACAGACGCATTCATCAGGAGGAGAGACAGGTACAGCACCAGCGCGACCAGGACAGAATCACGGCCTTCACTGACAA ACTGCAGCGCACGCAGAACCTGCTCTACGAGAGCACCAGGGACTTCCTGCAGCTGAAGTTTGAGAGCCGAGCTCACGAGAAGAGCTGGATGCTGGAGAAGGACCGCCTGCTGCGAGAGCTGGACTCGTGTCAGGAACGGCTGCGAGAGGAGCGCGGTTTCCCCGAGCGTCCTCGGCCCGCATCCGCAGACGCTCCGCTCATCTCCCAGCCCCAACACGAGAGCAGCCACACGCACCGCGAGGAGATCCGG CACATCAACTCAaaccaaatgaaaatgaaaaatgctgccTTG CAGGCTTTGCAGGAGGAACTGAAGCAGGCTCATAAACTGGCTGACATGTACCGAGAGCAGTGTGTGACTCTAGAGACGGACCTGTCCCAGATCAGAGAGGAGGGCGACGTGGGCCGAGAGATCTTCAAA GAGCGCTCCGATAAGATGGCCAGCCGTCTGCAGCTGATGACGAAACGTTACGAAGCTCTGGAGAAGAGACGGGTGATGGAGGTGGAGGGATTCAAGACCGATATCAAACTCCTGCGGCAGAAAGTCAAAGACGTAGAGAAATATCTCTTTAAA TTGACGCTCAACGTGGGCCCTGATCAAGACCTGGCGGTTCTCCATGAGGTTCGACAGACCAACAGCCGCACGGTGAAGGTCCAGAATGAGCTGAAGAACCTGAGGGCCAAAATCTATAAACTGGAGAACGACCTGAGATTCTGCTGA
- the ccdc77 gene encoding coiled-coil domain-containing protein 77 isoform X2 — protein MDSSTKERKSPELSPLPSVSERLAYLRPSRELLDFYRQKVAQFDGEHDDLLQMLEKYRSTAEEQHKLQWEVRQREEEVAELQNALSDMQVYLFQEREQALRLYAENDRLKIRELEDRKKIQHLLALVGPDPGEVTYFHREPPHKVTVAQKKPQRSHEDSKAAKPRPASVKGSRKSSKEGEDATSSEQCKRDNQTLLLQVEALQAQLEEQTRLAKEQVEALLEDRRIHQEERQVQHQRDQDRITAFTDKLQRTQNLLYESTRDFLQLKFESRAHEKSWMLEKDRLLRELDSCQERLREERGFPERPRPASADAPLISQPQHESSHTHREEIRQALQEELKQAHKLADMYREQCVTLETDLSQIREEGDVGREIFKERSDKMASRLQLMTKRYEALEKRRVMEVEGFKTDIKLLRQKVKDVEKYLFKLTLNVGPDQDLAVLHEVRQTNSRTVKVQNELKNLRAKIYKLENDLRFC, from the exons ATGGATTCTTCTACAAAAGAACGTAAAAG TCCTGAGCTGAGCCCGCTGCCCTCGGTCTCGGAGCGTCTGGCGTACCTGCGGCCGTCCCGCGAGCTGCTGGACTTCTACCGGCAGAAGGTGGCGCAGTTTGATGGAGAACATGACGACCTGCTGCAGATGCTGGAGAAGTACAGGAGCACGGCGGAGGAGCAG cacaAGTTGCAGTGGGAGGTGCGTCAGCGCGAGGAGGAGGTGGCGGAGCTCCAGAACGCTCTCAGTGACATGCAGGTGTACCTCTTCCAAGAGCGAGAGCAGGCTCTGCGTCTGTACGCCGAGAACGACCGCCTCAAGATCAG AGAGCTGGAGGACCGGAAGAAGATCCAGCATCTTCTAGCGCTGGTGGGGCCTGATCCCGGCGAGGTCACGTATTTCCACCGCGAGCCTCCGCACAAG GTCACGGTCGCTCAGAAGAAGCCCCAGAGGTCTCACGAGGACTCAAAGGCGGCGAAACCCAGGCCTGCGTCGGTCAAAG GAAGCAGGAAATCGTCCAAAGAAGGAGAAGATGCCACAAGTTCAGAGCAGTGCAAGAGAGACAACCAGACGTTActgctgcag GTGGAGGCGCTGCAGGCTCAGCTGGAGGAGCAGACGCGGCTGGCTAAAGAGCAGGTGGAGGCGCTGCTGGAGGACAGACGCATTCATCAGGAGGAGAGACAGGTACAGCACCAGCGCGACCAGGACAGAATCACGGCCTTCACTGACAA ACTGCAGCGCACGCAGAACCTGCTCTACGAGAGCACCAGGGACTTCCTGCAGCTGAAGTTTGAGAGCCGAGCTCACGAGAAGAGCTGGATGCTGGAGAAGGACCGCCTGCTGCGAGAGCTGGACTCGTGTCAGGAACGGCTGCGAGAGGAGCGCGGTTTCCCCGAGCGTCCTCGGCCCGCATCCGCAGACGCTCCGCTCATCTCCCAGCCCCAACACGAGAGCAGCCACACGCACCGCGAGGAGATCCGG CAGGCTTTGCAGGAGGAACTGAAGCAGGCTCATAAACTGGCTGACATGTACCGAGAGCAGTGTGTGACTCTAGAGACGGACCTGTCCCAGATCAGAGAGGAGGGCGACGTGGGCCGAGAGATCTTCAAA GAGCGCTCCGATAAGATGGCCAGCCGTCTGCAGCTGATGACGAAACGTTACGAAGCTCTGGAGAAGAGACGGGTGATGGAGGTGGAGGGATTCAAGACCGATATCAAACTCCTGCGGCAGAAAGTCAAAGACGTAGAGAAATATCTCTTTAAA TTGACGCTCAACGTGGGCCCTGATCAAGACCTGGCGGTTCTCCATGAGGTTCGACAGACCAACAGCCGCACGGTGAAGGTCCAGAATGAGCTGAAGAACCTGAGGGCCAAAATCTATAAACTGGAGAACGACCTGAGATTCTGCTGA
- the ccdc77 gene encoding coiled-coil domain-containing protein 77 isoform X3, whose amino-acid sequence MDSSTKERKSPELSPLPSVSERLAYLRPSRELLDFYRQKVAQFDGEHDDLLQMLEKYRSTAEEQHKLQWEVRQREEEVAELQNALSDMQVYLFQEREQALRLYAENDRLKIRELEDRKKIQHLLALVGPDPGEVTYFHREPPHKVTVAQKKPQRSHEDSKAAKPRPASVKGSRKSSKEGEDATSSEQCKRDNQTLLLQVEALQAQLEEQTRLAKEQVEALLEDRRIHQEERQVQHQRDQDRITAFTDKLQRTQNLLYESTRDFLQLKFESRAHEKSWMLEKDRLLRELDSCQERLREERGFPERPRPASADAPLISQPQHESSHTHREEIRALQEELKQAHKLADMYREQCVTLETDLSQIREEGDVGREIFKERSDKMASRLQLMTKRYEALEKRRVMEVEGFKTDIKLLRQKVKDVEKYLFKLTLNVGPDQDLAVLHEVRQTNSRTVKVQNELKNLRAKIYKLENDLRFC is encoded by the exons ATGGATTCTTCTACAAAAGAACGTAAAAG TCCTGAGCTGAGCCCGCTGCCCTCGGTCTCGGAGCGTCTGGCGTACCTGCGGCCGTCCCGCGAGCTGCTGGACTTCTACCGGCAGAAGGTGGCGCAGTTTGATGGAGAACATGACGACCTGCTGCAGATGCTGGAGAAGTACAGGAGCACGGCGGAGGAGCAG cacaAGTTGCAGTGGGAGGTGCGTCAGCGCGAGGAGGAGGTGGCGGAGCTCCAGAACGCTCTCAGTGACATGCAGGTGTACCTCTTCCAAGAGCGAGAGCAGGCTCTGCGTCTGTACGCCGAGAACGACCGCCTCAAGATCAG AGAGCTGGAGGACCGGAAGAAGATCCAGCATCTTCTAGCGCTGGTGGGGCCTGATCCCGGCGAGGTCACGTATTTCCACCGCGAGCCTCCGCACAAG GTCACGGTCGCTCAGAAGAAGCCCCAGAGGTCTCACGAGGACTCAAAGGCGGCGAAACCCAGGCCTGCGTCGGTCAAAG GAAGCAGGAAATCGTCCAAAGAAGGAGAAGATGCCACAAGTTCAGAGCAGTGCAAGAGAGACAACCAGACGTTActgctgcag GTGGAGGCGCTGCAGGCTCAGCTGGAGGAGCAGACGCGGCTGGCTAAAGAGCAGGTGGAGGCGCTGCTGGAGGACAGACGCATTCATCAGGAGGAGAGACAGGTACAGCACCAGCGCGACCAGGACAGAATCACGGCCTTCACTGACAA ACTGCAGCGCACGCAGAACCTGCTCTACGAGAGCACCAGGGACTTCCTGCAGCTGAAGTTTGAGAGCCGAGCTCACGAGAAGAGCTGGATGCTGGAGAAGGACCGCCTGCTGCGAGAGCTGGACTCGTGTCAGGAACGGCTGCGAGAGGAGCGCGGTTTCCCCGAGCGTCCTCGGCCCGCATCCGCAGACGCTCCGCTCATCTCCCAGCCCCAACACGAGAGCAGCCACACGCACCGCGAGGAGATCCGG GCTTTGCAGGAGGAACTGAAGCAGGCTCATAAACTGGCTGACATGTACCGAGAGCAGTGTGTGACTCTAGAGACGGACCTGTCCCAGATCAGAGAGGAGGGCGACGTGGGCCGAGAGATCTTCAAA GAGCGCTCCGATAAGATGGCCAGCCGTCTGCAGCTGATGACGAAACGTTACGAAGCTCTGGAGAAGAGACGGGTGATGGAGGTGGAGGGATTCAAGACCGATATCAAACTCCTGCGGCAGAAAGTCAAAGACGTAGAGAAATATCTCTTTAAA TTGACGCTCAACGTGGGCCCTGATCAAGACCTGGCGGTTCTCCATGAGGTTCGACAGACCAACAGCCGCACGGTGAAGGTCCAGAATGAGCTGAAGAACCTGAGGGCCAAAATCTATAAACTGGAGAACGACCTGAGATTCTGCTGA